Proteins co-encoded in one Kribbella solani genomic window:
- a CDS encoding DHA2 family efflux MFS transporter permease subunit — translation MSQSANQPEYPDDIDAAVLKIAGVVVLGAIMSILDITVVNVALPTFQDEFGTPESPVAYSHVAWTVTAYTLALATVIPLTGWAADRFGTKRLYMTAIFLFTAGSALCATATSIDMLIGFRVLQGLGGGMLMPLGMTIMTRAAGPHRMGRLMAILGVPMLLGPILGPILGGWLIQVASWHWIFLINVPLGVIALVYARFALAQDSPERSESFDFLGVALMSPGLALFLFGVSSLPAENGDFGAPRVWVSMLIGVVLMASFVWHSFRPEHPLLDLRLFRNRNLTVSIVTMFLFGAAFFGGLLLVPTYFQQIRGESTLHAGLLVAPQGLGAMVTMPIAGRLVDKVPVGRIVPFGIAGIVIGMFGLTQITATTPYPVLIGMLVVMGLGMGGTMMPLFTSALRTLAGPQVARGSTLLNITQQIASSCGVATMSVILTNQLNNSPVIPGTQHIPGLGDGLRETQAAILSNTRPENLAPLHIDPAAIGRGLTEAATAFSHTYWVAWVLVLLTLIPALLLPRRQEQTHLTDDQLPPAVVD, via the coding sequence GTGAGCCAGTCTGCCAACCAGCCTGAGTACCCGGATGACATCGACGCCGCGGTACTGAAGATCGCCGGCGTGGTCGTCCTCGGCGCGATCATGTCGATTCTCGACATCACCGTGGTGAACGTCGCGCTGCCGACCTTCCAGGACGAGTTCGGTACGCCGGAGAGCCCGGTCGCGTACTCGCACGTCGCCTGGACCGTGACCGCGTACACGCTGGCGCTCGCGACCGTGATCCCGCTGACCGGCTGGGCGGCCGACCGGTTCGGGACGAAGCGGCTGTACATGACCGCGATCTTCCTGTTCACCGCCGGGTCCGCGCTCTGCGCCACCGCGACCAGTATCGACATGCTGATCGGCTTCCGGGTGCTGCAAGGCCTTGGCGGCGGCATGCTGATGCCGCTCGGGATGACGATCATGACCCGGGCCGCGGGACCGCACCGGATGGGCCGGCTGATGGCGATCCTCGGTGTCCCGATGCTGCTCGGGCCGATCCTCGGGCCGATCCTGGGCGGCTGGCTGATCCAGGTGGCGAGCTGGCACTGGATCTTCCTGATCAACGTGCCGCTGGGCGTGATCGCGCTGGTGTACGCCAGGTTCGCGCTCGCGCAGGACAGCCCGGAGCGGTCCGAGTCGTTCGACTTCCTCGGCGTCGCGCTGATGTCGCCGGGTCTCGCGCTGTTCCTCTTCGGCGTCTCGTCGCTGCCCGCCGAGAACGGTGACTTCGGCGCGCCGCGGGTCTGGGTGTCGATGCTGATCGGTGTCGTACTGATGGCGTCGTTCGTATGGCACTCGTTCCGGCCCGAGCATCCACTGCTCGACCTGCGACTGTTCCGGAACCGCAATCTGACCGTCTCGATCGTGACGATGTTCCTGTTCGGCGCGGCGTTCTTCGGCGGGCTGCTGCTCGTACCGACGTACTTCCAGCAGATCCGCGGCGAGTCCACGCTGCACGCCGGCCTGCTGGTCGCGCCGCAGGGCCTCGGCGCGATGGTGACGATGCCGATCGCCGGGCGACTGGTCGACAAGGTACCGGTCGGCCGGATCGTGCCGTTCGGGATCGCCGGGATCGTGATCGGGATGTTCGGACTGACTCAGATCACGGCCACCACGCCGTACCCGGTGCTGATCGGGATGCTGGTCGTGATGGGCCTGGGGATGGGCGGCACGATGATGCCGCTGTTCACCTCGGCGCTGCGGACGCTGGCCGGCCCGCAGGTCGCGCGCGGGTCGACGCTGCTGAACATCACCCAGCAGATCGCGTCGTCCTGCGGCGTCGCGACCATGTCGGTCATTCTCACCAACCAGCTGAACAACTCGCCGGTCATCCCTGGTACGCAACACATCCCCGGCCTGGGCGACGGCCTGCGCGAAACCCAGGCCGCGATCCTGTCCAACACCCGCCCGGAGAACCTCGCACCCCTGCACATCGACCCGGCCGCGATCGGCCGCGGCCTGACCGAGGCGGCGACGGCGTTCTCCCACACCTACTGGGTCGCCTGGGTCCTGGTCCTGCTGACCCTGATCCCGGCCCTCCTGCTCCCCCGCCGCCAAGAACAGACCCACCTGACCGACGACCAACTCCCACCCGCCGTCGTCGACTAG
- a CDS encoding DegT/DnrJ/EryC1/StrS family aminotransferase, translated as MPESLALQGGIPIRQTDFPAWPVGDAAEEAALVEVLRSGRWGSTHGDQVAHFEAEFAAAQQAEYGTCLANGTLALVAAYQAAGVRAGDEVVVPPYTFIATVSAVLFLQAIPVFADVDPETHLLDPAAVEKVITPRTRAVVAVHIGGRPCDLDALTEVCTRNGVALVEDAAQAHGASWRGRRVGAIGDLGTFSFQSSKNLSAGEGGIIVTNRAELNDAVYPLVNVGRTRDGAWYQHDHLGYNLRLTEFQGAILRAQLKRLPEQARRRAENADRLTTGLGEFPEAIALAPEDPAVTEHARHLYLFRLRGVTAAERDWFVSALQAEGVPCSPGYPGLHTNTAVRDRMTELLRAADRPEPAFDCPVTDQLAASTVWLPQNLLLGEESDTADILAAIAKVLQHP; from the coding sequence ATGCCCGAGTCCCTTGCCCTGCAGGGTGGTATACCAATTCGGCAGACCGATTTTCCGGCCTGGCCCGTTGGTGACGCGGCCGAGGAGGCGGCGCTCGTCGAAGTGCTGCGTTCGGGCCGCTGGGGCAGTACCCATGGCGACCAGGTGGCCCACTTCGAGGCCGAGTTCGCCGCCGCTCAGCAGGCCGAGTACGGCACCTGTCTCGCGAACGGGACGCTCGCGTTGGTGGCGGCATACCAAGCTGCCGGCGTACGCGCCGGTGACGAGGTGGTCGTACCGCCCTACACCTTCATCGCGACCGTTTCGGCGGTGCTGTTCCTGCAGGCGATCCCGGTCTTCGCCGACGTCGATCCGGAGACCCATCTCCTCGACCCCGCCGCCGTGGAGAAGGTGATCACGCCCCGTACGCGGGCAGTGGTCGCCGTACACATCGGCGGTCGCCCGTGTGACCTGGACGCGCTCACCGAGGTGTGTACGCGCAACGGGGTCGCCCTGGTCGAGGACGCGGCCCAGGCCCACGGCGCGTCCTGGCGCGGACGCCGGGTCGGAGCGATCGGTGATCTCGGCACGTTCAGCTTCCAGTCGAGCAAGAACCTGAGCGCCGGCGAGGGCGGCATCATCGTCACCAACCGCGCCGAGCTGAACGACGCGGTCTATCCGCTGGTGAACGTCGGCCGGACCCGCGATGGTGCCTGGTACCAGCATGATCACCTCGGCTACAACCTGCGGCTGACCGAGTTCCAGGGAGCGATCCTGCGCGCGCAGCTCAAGCGGCTGCCCGAGCAGGCGCGGCGGCGCGCGGAGAACGCCGACCGGCTCACCACCGGCCTCGGAGAGTTCCCCGAGGCGATCGCGCTCGCGCCGGAAGACCCGGCGGTCACCGAGCACGCGCGGCATCTTTACCTGTTCCGGTTGCGCGGCGTGACCGCGGCCGAGCGGGACTGGTTCGTGTCGGCGCTGCAGGCCGAGGGCGTCCCGTGCTCGCCCGGCTACCCGGGCCTGCACACGAACACGGCCGTACGCGACCGGATGACCGAGCTGCTCCGCGCCGCCGACCGCCCGGAGCCGGCGTTCGACTGCCCGGTCACCGACCAGCTCGCCGCGAGCACGGTCTGGCTACCGCAGAACCTGCTGCTCGGCGAGGAGTCCGACACCGCGGACATCCTCGCCGCGATCGCGAAAGTCCTCCAGCACCCCTGA
- a CDS encoding MurR/RpiR family transcriptional regulator, protein MTVPGSYDELRRAIQQRLDSMAPGQKRIAEQILTDPEGTAFRSVAETAAKAEVHQSSVVRFAALFGLSGYPALTALCQQQLTREAQLISRFGRAEKLSQSEDLLAATVEHEEQNIRRTLSRITPADWERTLELLGDSEHVHVMGLRKCLSVAELMAYLLRLVRPGVHLVSPVTGALVDELRDLRAGDAFVAISINRYTAETVRAFEEAKKRGLHTIALTDSSASPLARIAEVTHLVDCEGVAILRSVTAFIALAQALATGVAVRNGTRSRSELLQDERLLGDFGVYSG, encoded by the coding sequence ATGACGGTGCCGGGGTCGTACGACGAGTTGCGGCGCGCGATTCAGCAGCGGCTGGACTCGATGGCGCCTGGGCAGAAGCGGATTGCCGAGCAGATCTTGACCGATCCGGAGGGTACGGCGTTCCGTAGCGTGGCCGAGACCGCCGCGAAGGCCGAGGTGCATCAATCGTCGGTCGTCCGGTTCGCCGCGCTCTTCGGACTGTCGGGCTACCCGGCGCTGACCGCGTTGTGCCAGCAGCAGCTCACCCGGGAAGCGCAGTTGATCTCCCGGTTCGGGCGAGCGGAGAAGCTGAGCCAGTCCGAGGATCTGCTGGCCGCGACGGTCGAGCATGAAGAACAGAACATCCGCCGGACGCTGAGCCGGATCACCCCGGCGGACTGGGAGCGTACGCTCGAGCTGCTGGGCGATTCGGAGCACGTGCACGTGATGGGCCTGCGCAAGTGCCTGTCGGTCGCGGAGCTGATGGCGTACCTGCTCCGACTGGTGCGCCCGGGCGTACATCTGGTGTCGCCGGTGACCGGTGCGCTGGTCGACGAGCTGCGGGATCTGCGGGCGGGTGACGCGTTCGTCGCGATCTCGATCAACCGGTACACGGCGGAAACCGTGCGAGCGTTCGAGGAAGCGAAGAAGCGCGGGCTGCACACGATCGCGCTGACCGACAGCAGCGCGTCGCCGCTGGCCCGGATCGCGGAGGTCACGCATCTGGTGGACTGTGAGGGCGTCGCGATCCTGCGGTCGGTGACCGCGTTCATCGCGCTGGCGCAGGCGCTGGCGACCGGTGTTGCCGTCCGCAACGGTACGCGGAGCCGGAGCGAGCTCCTCCAGGACGAACGCCTACTCGGCGACTTCGGCGTCTACTCCGGCTGA
- a CDS encoding C45 family autoproteolytic acyltransferase/hydolase — MSAEISERSVGGLRWLWVRGPRAEVFRALGGVAAAEIHAVLGGLPEAGALKAFAETTAGRRLVGEVLAATERTHSRELTELHDLAAGAGFDVDAMVLANLRGDLGGDDGVGCSDLGWRAEPPAARLRQGHLAEHSYIAHNEDGAPALSGRFMLLTLQLDGEQPVTAQWYPGFLPSNAFAATAAGVAWGINHVQVARPAVAPGRHFVARALQHESSFEATIDYLRGIPTAGGFTYTIGDVHSGRVATVEVAAGQSAVVEAAPYIWHTNHLRYLEAPGGAAGSGGVRSLGQREESEARGAVLDALTPVAPDRQWFLEVLTGSVRRTAAGDDPLMTHCSTVVDLTAAEITLQADGQPPATVPWTEFVPQPE; from the coding sequence ATGAGTGCTGAGATTTCGGAGCGGTCGGTCGGTGGCTTGCGGTGGCTGTGGGTGCGTGGGCCGCGGGCAGAGGTGTTCCGCGCGCTGGGCGGCGTGGCGGCCGCCGAGATCCATGCGGTGCTCGGTGGACTTCCCGAGGCGGGAGCGCTCAAGGCCTTCGCCGAGACCACCGCCGGGAGACGGCTGGTCGGCGAGGTGCTGGCGGCGACCGAGCGGACACACTCGCGCGAGCTGACCGAGTTGCACGATCTCGCCGCCGGAGCTGGGTTCGACGTGGACGCGATGGTGCTGGCGAATCTGCGCGGCGACCTCGGCGGCGACGACGGGGTCGGCTGTTCCGATCTCGGCTGGCGGGCCGAACCACCAGCGGCTCGACTCCGGCAAGGTCACCTCGCGGAACACTCATACATCGCGCACAACGAGGACGGGGCGCCGGCGTTGAGTGGGCGGTTCATGCTGCTGACGTTGCAGCTCGACGGCGAACAGCCGGTCACCGCGCAGTGGTACCCGGGATTCCTTCCCAGCAACGCGTTCGCGGCGACCGCCGCAGGTGTTGCCTGGGGCATCAATCATGTCCAGGTCGCGCGTCCGGCAGTGGCGCCGGGGCGGCATTTCGTCGCGCGGGCGCTGCAGCACGAGTCGTCGTTCGAGGCAACGATCGACTATCTGCGCGGCATCCCGACGGCGGGCGGGTTCACGTACACGATCGGGGACGTGCACAGCGGGCGGGTGGCGACCGTCGAGGTCGCGGCCGGGCAGTCGGCGGTCGTCGAGGCGGCGCCGTACATTTGGCATACCAATCATCTGCGGTATTTGGAGGCGCCCGGTGGTGCGGCCGGTTCGGGTGGCGTACGGAGCCTTGGGCAACGTGAAGAGAGTGAGGCCCGTGGCGCGGTACTCGATGCCTTGACGCCGGTTGCGCCTGATCGTCAGTGGTTTCTGGAGGTTCTGACCGGCTCGGTGCGGCGTACGGCGGCAGGCGACGACCCGTTGATGACGCACTGCTCAACCGTGGTCGACCTGACCGCCGCCGAGATCACCCTGCAGGCCGACGGCCAGCCACCAGCAACAGTCCCGTGGACCGAGTTCGTCCCTCAGCCGGAGTAG